In a single window of the Spirochaetota bacterium genome:
- a CDS encoding metallophosphoesterase, with protein sequence MLTILAVSDQKEESLLRLLENRSEEIRRTVDIVISCGDLTAAYVELIASLTNKIVHYVLGNHHFEERSPDAREEPKRMSGIFSPGHDVPEALDDAQRNIPGGINIHRTTIAEERFRLTGFEGSAWYNGEDKQYTESEMSRAVRAVSRTLEFSSLGARMLGKKEPPLIAVSHAPIADVGDGRDRTHRGFKCFHPFIRRRNPALWLHGHIHLDHYSKNAVFRVGETTVVNCFGYKFIRLNDDGTVRSTFDLNGIG encoded by the coding sequence GTGCTCACCATACTCGCGGTAAGCGATCAGAAGGAAGAGTCGCTCTTACGGCTCCTTGAGAACAGGAGCGAGGAGATACGCCGCACGGTCGACATCGTCATCTCCTGCGGGGACCTCACCGCCGCGTACGTCGAGCTTATCGCGTCGCTCACCAACAAGATCGTCCATTATGTATTGGGCAATCATCATTTCGAGGAGCGCTCGCCCGATGCGCGCGAAGAGCCGAAACGGATGTCCGGCATATTCTCCCCGGGGCACGACGTCCCGGAAGCCCTTGACGATGCCCAGCGGAACATACCCGGCGGGATCAACATACACCGGACGACGATAGCGGAAGAGCGTTTCAGGCTCACCGGATTCGAGGGATCGGCATGGTATAACGGCGAGGACAAGCAGTACACCGAATCGGAGATGTCCCGCGCAGTACGAGCCGTCTCGCGGACGCTCGAGTTCTCCTCGCTCGGGGCGCGCATGCTTGGAAAAAAAGAGCCCCCGCTCATCGCGGTATCGCATGCGCCGATCGCGGATGTCGGCGACGGCAGGGACAGGACACATCGCGGGTTCAAATGCTTCCACCCGTTCATACGCCGCCGTAATCCCGCGCTCTGGCTTCACGGGCATATCCATCTCGATCACTATTCCAAGAACGCCGTGTTCCGCGTCGGCGAGACCACCGTGGTCAATTGCTTCGGGTATAAATTCATCCGGCTCAACGATGACGGCACCGTGCGCTCGACGTTCGATCTCAACGGCATAGGATGA
- a CDS encoding N-glycosylase/DNA lyase, with protein MANMRSSQKTAADELMRLYRELAGRIHARQNDFKEAYASYPDEKLFGELSFCTLTPQSKAHQAWKVIEELMRTGLLMNGSAREIAAVIRAVHGVRFHNNKSRYIVENRTRLFTDGKFLLREMIDVSDLAATRRRLVKNIRGIGIKEASHFLRNIGFGDTVAIIDRHVLKNLIPLGILRRLPRTLTERTYIDIEAKMAVFSSKIGISLADLDLVLWYKEAGDVFK; from the coding sequence ATGGCGAACATGCGGTCATCGCAGAAGACGGCGGCGGATGAGCTCATGCGCCTCTATCGGGAACTCGCCGGGCGTATCCATGCGCGGCAGAATGATTTCAAGGAAGCGTACGCGTCCTATCCCGATGAGAAGCTTTTCGGCGAGCTTTCGTTCTGCACGCTGACGCCGCAGTCAAAGGCGCATCAGGCGTGGAAAGTGATAGAGGAGCTTATGCGCACCGGGCTTCTCATGAACGGCAGCGCCCGCGAAATAGCCGCTGTCATACGCGCCGTGCACGGGGTCCGGTTCCACAATAATAAATCACGGTATATCGTCGAGAACAGGACGAGATTGTTCACGGACGGGAAATTCCTTCTCCGGGAAATGATCGATGTTTCGGACCTTGCCGCTACACGCCGCCGGCTTGTCAAGAACATCAGGGGCATCGGTATAAAGGAAGCAAGTCATTTCTTAAGGAATATCGGTTTCGGGGATACGGTCGCCATCATTGACCGGCACGTGCTTAAGAATCTTATCCCCCTCGGGATACTCCGGCGTTTACCGAGGACGCTCACCGAGCGGACCTATATCGATATTGAGGCAAAAATGGCGGTATTCTCGTCAAAGATAGGCATATCGCTTGCCGACCTCGATCTCGTTCTCTGGTACAAGGAAGCGGGGGATGTGTTCAAATAG
- a CDS encoding HD-GYP domain-containing protein, whose protein sequence is MSWATFIILPGIGLVFAIIFTVVFFLHRKLRYHIWFAAFALAAALSIASSAVVRESGHLRTVISFHNLTVIALMIACYAWSGFVIRLLALSDRTSRMLKLIVTIISIPLAVIALLAPLGIYIRGAFIHAERFIHAAYAGPWYLPVYIGASAIFTATLTLLIVNYMRHRLSIDRRFGLFFILASVPLPAVTCVTSVVLARGGEVSMFVMGYGLTTTVALTGYWLIYNIMHVYDDLHRSHLSISYFLEKTRVKNREMIQALATTLEMRDKYTAGHSERVRDFAFVIARELSLDNETRAVINTGCILHDIGKIGVSENILNKPSMLDYEEYQDMKKHVSIGRDMLSFLEDFIPYLEIIYYHHERIDGRGYPERLKGESIPLLSRIVAVADTFDALTSDRVYRKGVSFDKGCQMLLHLKGTQLDGPLVDIFVKKISSIYGFPIDA, encoded by the coding sequence ATGTCATGGGCGACATTCATCATACTCCCCGGCATAGGGCTTGTGTTCGCCATCATCTTCACCGTCGTGTTCTTCCTGCATCGGAAGCTTCGCTATCACATCTGGTTCGCTGCGTTCGCGCTCGCTGCGGCGCTTTCCATCGCCTCATCGGCGGTCGTCCGCGAGAGCGGTCACCTGCGCACCGTCATTTCCTTCCACAATCTCACCGTCATCGCGCTCATGATAGCGTGTTATGCATGGAGCGGGTTCGTGATACGCCTCCTCGCGCTGAGCGATCGCACATCGCGCATGTTGAAGCTCATCGTCACCATCATATCGATCCCGCTCGCCGTCATCGCGCTCCTCGCACCGCTCGGCATATACATTCGCGGCGCCTTCATCCATGCCGAACGTTTCATCCATGCCGCATACGCAGGTCCCTGGTATCTCCCGGTTTATATCGGCGCCTCTGCCATATTCACCGCCACGCTTACGCTCCTCATCGTCAACTATATGCGGCATCGCCTGAGCATAGACCGCCGCTTCGGTCTTTTCTTCATTCTTGCATCGGTCCCGCTGCCAGCCGTAACATGCGTTACCTCGGTAGTCCTCGCACGCGGGGGCGAGGTGAGCATGTTCGTCATGGGCTACGGCCTTACCACGACCGTCGCGCTCACCGGTTACTGGCTCATCTACAATATCATGCACGTCTATGATGACCTCCACCGCTCGCATCTCTCGATATCATACTTCCTCGAGAAGACGCGCGTCAAGAACCGCGAGATGATACAGGCGCTCGCCACCACGCTCGAAATGCGCGACAAGTACACGGCGGGGCATTCGGAGCGGGTGCGGGACTTCGCCTTCGTGATAGCCCGCGAGCTTTCCCTCGACAATGAAACGCGCGCGGTGATAAACACCGGCTGCATACTGCATGATATCGGCAAGATCGGCGTATCCGAGAACATACTCAACAAACCGTCCATGCTCGATTACGAGGAATATCAGGACATGAAGAAGCACGTTTCCATCGGGCGTGATATGCTCTCGTTCCTGGAGGATTTCATCCCCTACCTCGAGATAATCTACTACCACCACGAACGCATCGACGGCCGCGGTTATCCCGAACGCCTGAAAGGGGAATCCATACCCCTCCTCTCGCGCATCGTCGCGGTGGCGGATACGTTCGATGCGCTCACCTCCGACCGCGTGTACCGCAAGGGGGTATCGTTCGACAAGGGCTGTCAGATGCTCCTGCACTTGAAGGGCACGCAGCTCGACGGCCCCCTCGTCGATATTTTCGTGAAAAAAATATCATCGATATACGGCTTTCCTATCGATGCCTGA
- a CDS encoding ankyrin repeat domain-containing protein has translation MHRPDRCSTTRLMIRTCILLCIAACMLPLLAWSRKPTGIPSKPQTIPAPKAVPAERLFAAARTGNTALTTQLLRSGIPADSRIPAQKISYSRALAHARDLNDRFFLSLLIAEPGEIPTDADAGQTALMTASLHGHAETAGVLVSYGASVHARTKGNFTALMYAAGSDASNMVHAVIRFGARINDVDLRSRTALHHAARLGASHAAAALIAGGAAVDSRDADGCTPLMLASSVDSPDIMNILLSRGASVSSADRQEQSALAKAAAAGAVRSLRLLIEHGASVRAHDVSGWTPLMEAAANGHAAALTVLIAHGADVNERDGTVGQTALIKSAIRRQYPMITTLLAQGADINAMDKSGSTALMFLAYFGDADGVRSLLKHGANVSLMDDQGDTAEAIALREGHTTVARFIAAERK, from the coding sequence ATGCATCGACCTGACCGCTGCAGCACTACACGGCTCATGATCCGCACGTGCATCCTGCTCTGCATCGCAGCCTGTATGCTGCCGCTCCTCGCATGGTCGCGCAAACCCACCGGCATCCCGAGCAAGCCGCAGACGATACCCGCCCCTAAAGCGGTTCCCGCAGAACGATTGTTCGCCGCGGCGCGTACCGGCAACACCGCGCTCACAACACAGCTGCTCAGGTCCGGGATACCGGCAGACAGCAGGATACCCGCTCAGAAAATAAGCTATTCGCGGGCGCTTGCGCACGCACGCGATCTGAATGACCGCTTCTTTCTTTCTCTGCTCATCGCGGAACCGGGCGAAATCCCGACGGATGCAGACGCGGGACAAACGGCCCTCATGACGGCATCGCTGCATGGTCATGCAGAAACGGCCGGCGTGCTCGTTTCCTACGGCGCATCGGTGCATGCGAGGACGAAGGGGAATTTCACCGCGCTCATGTACGCGGCGGGCTCGGATGCATCGAACATGGTGCATGCGGTCATTCGGTTCGGCGCGAGGATCAATGATGTCGATCTTCGTTCGCGAACGGCGCTCCATCATGCCGCGCGGCTCGGCGCATCGCATGCGGCGGCGGCGCTCATTGCCGGCGGTGCAGCGGTCGACAGCCGGGACGCGGACGGCTGTACTCCCCTCATGCTCGCATCGAGCGTGGATTCACCCGATATCATGAACATCCTTCTTTCCCGCGGTGCATCCGTATCGTCGGCCGACAGACAGGAACAGTCCGCTTTGGCGAAAGCGGCAGCGGCCGGTGCAGTACGGTCACTGCGGCTGCTCATCGAACACGGCGCATCGGTACGAGCGCATGACGTGAGCGGGTGGACGCCGCTCATGGAAGCCGCTGCGAACGGCCATGCAGCAGCGCTTACGGTCCTCATCGCACACGGCGCCGATGTGAACGAACGCGACGGCACCGTGGGCCAGACCGCCTTGATAAAATCGGCCATTCGAAGACAGTACCCCATGATCACCACGCTCCTTGCACAGGGGGCCGATATCAATGCGATGGATAAAAGCGGCAGTACTGCGCTCATGTTCCTCGCCTATTTCGGCGATGCCGATGGCGTGCGATCCCTGCTGAAACACGGCGCGAACGTATCGCTTATGGACGATCAGGGAGACACGGCCGAAGCGATCGCCCTGCGGGAGGGGCACACCACTGTCGCCCGGTTCATCGCGGCGGAAAGGAAATAA
- the trxB gene encoding thioredoxin-disulfide reductase encodes MKQYDAIIIGGGPAGLTALLYLGRGMANTVLLEAAGVGGQMLLTDAIENYPGFPGGIQAFTLTEQMEKQAREFGGAIETLEVASIENIDTPVKKVVCATGETFETKVLILTPGAKARDLGVAGEEHFKARGVSYCGTCDGAFFRDKTIAVVGGGDTAFDETVFLTRFAKKIYLVHRRKEFRAAPISIDRVRKMEKVEFVLDTVIDEIYGEQTVKGIRTRNTVSGTTGDIPLDGVFIFVGLDPVTGFLAKSGITMTQSGYIIVDRDMKTNFPGVYAAGDVIEKSERQIATAVGDAATAACQAIKYLDSLR; translated from the coding sequence ATGAAACAGTATGATGCTATCATTATCGGCGGCGGCCCTGCGGGGCTTACCGCACTCCTCTATCTCGGACGCGGCATGGCGAACACCGTCCTCCTCGAAGCGGCCGGTGTCGGGGGACAGATGCTCCTCACCGATGCGATCGAGAACTACCCCGGGTTCCCGGGCGGTATTCAGGCGTTCACGCTCACCGAGCAGATGGAGAAACAGGCGCGCGAATTCGGCGGGGCGATAGAAACGCTCGAGGTCGCATCGATAGAAAATATCGATACGCCCGTCAAGAAGGTCGTCTGCGCTACCGGCGAAACGTTCGAAACGAAGGTGCTGATACTCACACCGGGGGCGAAGGCGCGTGATCTCGGCGTCGCCGGTGAAGAGCATTTCAAGGCGCGCGGCGTTTCGTACTGCGGCACCTGCGACGGGGCGTTCTTCCGCGACAAGACGATAGCTGTCGTCGGCGGCGGCGATACCGCGTTCGACGAAACGGTGTTCCTCACGCGCTTCGCGAAGAAGATATATCTCGTGCACCGCCGGAAGGAATTCCGCGCAGCGCCGATATCGATCGACCGGGTACGCAAGATGGAGAAGGTCGAATTCGTCCTCGATACCGTCATCGATGAGATATACGGAGAGCAGACGGTCAAAGGCATACGGACCAGGAACACGGTGAGCGGTACCACGGGCGATATACCGCTTGACGGTGTGTTCATCTTCGTCGGTCTCGATCCGGTCACCGGCTTCCTTGCAAAAAGCGGCATCACTATGACGCAAAGCGGCTACATCATCGTCGACCGCGACATGAAGACGAATTTCCCCGGCGTATACGCAGCGGGCGATGTCATCGAGAAATCGGAGCGGCAGATAGCCACTGCTGTCGGCGATGCTGCCACCGCCGCCTGTCAGGCGATCAAATACCTCGACTCGCTCAGGTGA